The genomic region TGGACGTGCCGATCCTGGTGATGGGCGGCATCTTCGGGCCGCAAGTGGCCCGGTTCATCGTCCATGACCTGGACATCACGGTGTCGTCGCTGGACAAGCTGCGCCAGGTCGAGCGCGCGGCCGAGGCGCTTGGTCGCAAAGCCACCATCCATCTGAAGATCGACACCGGGATGGAGCGTATCGGCGTGCACAACTACCGTGCCGGCGGTTTCATCGAAGCGGCGGTCGCGTCGCCGTGGTGCGTGGTGAAGGGCATCTATTCGCATCTGGCCTGCGCCGACGATCCCGCATCGCCGATGACCGCGCTGCAACTCGAACGCTTTCTCGAGGCCTGCGCGCATTTCGACCGCATCGGCGCACCGATGCCGCTGCGCCATCTGGCCAATTCCGGCGGGGTGCTGCATTTCCCCGAAACCCATCTGGACATGGTCCGTCCCGGGATCGCGCTGTACGGCGTGCTGCCCGACCCCGCGTCCCGGCCCACGGTGGATCTCCGGCCCGCGCTTTCGCTGGTGTCCCAGATCGTGTACTTCAAAGTGGTCGAGGCCGGGCATCCGGTCAGCTACGGCGCCACGTGGGCTCCGCAGCGGGACACGCGCGTGGTGACCATTCCGATAGGCTACGGCGATGGCTATCCACGTTCGCTGTCGTCGCGCGGCGAAGTGCTGATCCGTGGACATCGCCACCCCATCGTCGGCCGGATCTGCATGGACCAGTTCATGGTCGACCTCGGACCACAGGGCACCGCCTACAACGAAGACGAAGTGGTGTTGATCGGTCGCCAGGGCGATGCCGGGATCCGCTGCGAGGCGGTGGCGCAGGCCGCGGGGACCATCCCGTACGAGATTCTGGTGGGCCTGAACGATCGCATTCCCCGCGAATACCGGGGCGGCGCTTTGTCGCGGATCTGACGCATGATCGGTGCCGGGAGCACGAGGACGCGAGTGCGGTTTGCTCGCAAAACAGGCGGATGGCCGCAGTGGTGCGGCAGAAGGAGATTCACCATGTTCACAAGGATGTTCGTCCGCATGGAGACGATGTGATGGCCAATGCGATCGTCTGGTTCCGCAATGATTTGCGCCTGTCCGACAATCCCGCGTTGCAGGCCGCGCTCGACGCTGGCTATGCACCGATTCCGGTCTATATCCATGCGCCGGACGAAGAGGGCGCATGGACGCCCGGCGCGGCGGCCGAGGCTTGGCGGCACCACTCGTTGGCCGCGCTCGACGCCGCGCTGCGCAAACGCGGCTCGAGGCTGCGTTTTTTCCATTCGCCGACCTTGCAGACCCTGCAGTCGCTAGCAGCCGCCTGCAACGCCGAAGCGGTGTTCTGGAATCGCCGCTACGAGCCTGCGATCGAGAAGCGCGACACCGCGATCAAGGCCGCGCTGAAGTACCAGGGCCTGCGCGCCGAGAGTCACAACAGCGCACTGCTGTTCGAGCCCTGGCAGATCGCGACCAAGCAGGGCGGCCCGTACAAGGTCTTCACCCCGTTCTGGCGCGCGTGCCAAGCGGCGCTGCATTTGCCGATGCTGCACGACGCGCCCGCGACCCTGCCGAAGGTCGACGATGGTCCGCATGGCCTGCCGTTGGAGGCGTTGAAACTGTTGCCGTCGCCGGGTTGGGACACGGATTTCTGGGCGCATTGGCAGGCCGGAGAATGCGGCGCGCGCGCGGCGCTGGATGTCTTCGCCGAAGGCGCATTGCGCGATTACCGCAAGGAGCGCGACCGTCCCGACCGCGTCGGCACCTCGCGGCTGTCGCCGCATCTGCATTTCGGCGAGATCGCGCCCTGGCGGATCGCGGCGGTGTTGCTGTCGCTGCGTACGCCGCGTTTGGCCGAGGAGATCGACGGCTACCTCCGGCAACTGGGTTGGCGCGAGTTCGCCTATCACCTGTTGCATCATTTTCCGCAGACGACCGAACAGAATCTCAATCCGCGCTTCGCCGATTTTCCATGGGCGAAGGTCAGCCCGTCCATGCGCGATGCCTGGCATCACGGCCGCACCGGCGTTCCGATCGTCGATGCCGGCATGCGCCAACTGTGGCAGACCGGATGGATGCACAACCGCGTACGGATGATCGTCGGCAGCTATCTGTGCAAGCACATGCGCTATCACTGGCGTGAAGGCGCGCGCTGGTTCTGGGACACCCTGGTCGATGCCGATCTGGCCAACAACACCCTCGGCTGGCAGTGGATCGGCGGCACCGGCGCGGATGCCGCGCCGTATTTCCGCATCTTCAACCCGGTGACCCAGGCCGAAAAGTTCGATCCCGATGGTGCGTACATCACCCGATGGTTGCCGGAGCTGTCGCCATTGCCGCCTGCACTGCGATTCGCGCCGTGGACCGACCCGCTCACGCTGGCCCGCTACGCCCCCGACTACCCGCGAAAGCCCATCGTCGATCTCGCCCGCGGCCGTCTCGCGGCGCTGGACGCCTATCGCAGGATCGGTGGCGGGAGCGACTG from Lysobacter sp. harbors:
- the alr gene encoding alanine racemase; this encodes MTRPTPTITDVDALRHRHAEASERPTRIHVDLDALSHNLRALRAHAGVPVMGIVKANAYGHGLVPVALHLQAQGVEHLGVAFLEEGIALRQAGVDVPILVMGGIFGPQVARFIVHDLDITVSSLDKLRQVERAAEALGRKATIHLKIDTGMERIGVHNYRAGGFIEAAVASPWCVVKGIYSHLACADDPASPMTALQLERFLEACAHFDRIGAPMPLRHLANSGGVLHFPETHLDMVRPGIALYGVLPDPASRPTVDLRPALSLVSQIVYFKVVEAGHPVSYGATWAPQRDTRVVTIPIGYGDGYPRSLSSRGEVLIRGHRHPIVGRICMDQFMVDLGPQGTAYNEDEVVLIGRQGDAGIRCEAVAQAAGTIPYEILVGLNDRIPREYRGGALSRI
- a CDS encoding deoxyribodipyrimidine photo-lyase, with protein sequence MANAIVWFRNDLRLSDNPALQAALDAGYAPIPVYIHAPDEEGAWTPGAAAEAWRHHSLAALDAALRKRGSRLRFFHSPTLQTLQSLAAACNAEAVFWNRRYEPAIEKRDTAIKAALKYQGLRAESHNSALLFEPWQIATKQGGPYKVFTPFWRACQAALHLPMLHDAPATLPKVDDGPHGLPLEALKLLPSPGWDTDFWAHWQAGECGARAALDVFAEGALRDYRKERDRPDRVGTSRLSPHLHFGEIAPWRIAAVLLSLRTPRLAEEIDGYLRQLGWREFAYHLLHHFPQTTEQNLNPRFADFPWAKVSPSMRDAWHHGRTGVPIVDAGMRQLWQTGWMHNRVRMIVGSYLCKHMRYHWREGARWFWDTLVDADLANNTLGWQWIGGTGADAAPYFRIFNPVTQAEKFDPDGAYITRWLPELSPLPPALRFAPWTDPLTLARYAPDYPRKPIVDLARGRLAALDAYRRIGGGSD